A section of the Saccopteryx leptura isolate mSacLep1 chromosome 4, mSacLep1_pri_phased_curated, whole genome shotgun sequence genome encodes:
- the CHTF18 gene encoding chromosome transmission fidelity protein 18 homolog isoform X1, producing MEDYERELYGVEDDFDSQFSAELEVLAELEAGSAALSPPRDRIQLTFEEAIAGGDAAAPSSPGGPSRNRKCGARKRQQATSGQRHRDLLPTPKVKRPRIEVVKRLNFEQDEMEETLLPDSPPQDITPPLSPEVPAELWGEGIVDAGDDMGLIPASPATRNPVLRRPPILEDYINVTSTGGDRAFLVLRADPVGTGVQSSFSDIPWRGRGHLDLLGVSFASLKEQVDRERQQRLLEEAQRLSDTLHSLRTEEVEEEAPEEVPANSQDDSKHCLWVDEFAPQHYTELLSDDFTNRCLLKWLKLWDLVVFGRERPARKPRPSVEAACVGKEATASSKWKSHEQVLEEMLEAELDLSRRPRQKVALLCGPPGLGKTTLAHVIARHAGYSVVEMNASDDRSPEAFRTHIEAATQMESVLGVGGKPNCLVIDEIDGAPTAAINVLLGIINRRGPKEAEPIGLAMPAGEGRRLRAEGGLLMRPVICICNDQFAPSLRQLRQQAFLLHFPPTLPSRLVQRLQEISLRQGLQADPGALAALCEKTDNDIRACINTLQFLHGRGQRELSVRAVQTTRVGLKDQRKGLFSVWQEVFQLPRAQRRRVGQDPTLPTHTLLGDGLMGVGHQAAEAPLTMAAQRFYHILHVAASAGEHEKVVQGLFDNFLRLRLRDSSLGTVCVGLDWLAFEDLLGQAAHHGQSFQLLRYQPFLPVAFHLLFASSHVPRIAFPSGQQEAQNRTSQVQNLIQTLVSGIAPATRCRTAPQALVLDTLCLLLDILVPKLRPVSTQLYSAREKLQLAGLVGTMLAYNLTYRQERTPDGQYVYRLEPNLEEVCHFPELPARKPLTYQAKQLIAREIEVEKMRRAEAVARDADSPQVDQSAPRAQDPHREAGGRGAQPPTPRSHEQRLERILKRAVLEDQAERDFFGRVVIRKAAVLSAEDTAPETDAVEQRMGTAVGRSDVWFRFKEGVSNAVRRSLHIRDLL from the exons ATGGAGGACTACGAGCGGGAACTGTACGGCGTCGAGGACGACTTCGACAGCCAGTTCTCGGCCGAACTCGAGGTGCTGGCCGAGCTGGAAG CAGGGTCAGCGGCCCTGTCACCCCCTAGGGACCGGATCCAGCTGACGTTTGAGGAGGCCATTGCTGGAGGGGACGCTGCAGCTCCCTCTTCTCCAGGTGGACCTTCAAGGAACCGCAAGTGCGGTgccaggaagaggcagcaggCCACCAGCGGACAGAGGCACAGGGATCTGCTCCCGA CCCCCAAAGTCAAGCGGCCCAGGATCGAGGTGGTCAAGAGGCTGAACTTTGAGCAGGATGAGATGGAAGAGACACTGCTTCCTGACTCCCCTCCTCAGGACATCACTCCCCCACTGAGTCCTGAGGTCCCAGCTGAGCTGTGGGGTGAGGG GATTGTGGATGCTGGTGATGACATGGGTCTGATACCGGCCTCACCAGCCACTCGCAATCCGGTCCTGAGGCGACCCCCCATCCTGGAGGATTACATCAACGTGACCTCCACAGGCGGTGACAGGGCCTTTCTGGTGCTACGGGCTGACCCAGTTGGCACTGGGGTGCAG AGCTCGTTCTCGGATATCCCATGGCGTGGACGTGGCCATTTGGATCTCCTGGGTGTGTCATTCGCCTCTCTGAAGGAACAGGTTGACAGAGAG CGGCAGCAGCGATTGCTCGAAGAGGCCCAGCGGCTCTCGGATACGCTGCACAG CCTCAGgacagaggaggtggaggaggaggccccTGAGGAGGTGCCAGCCAATAGCCAAGATGACTCCAAACACTGCCTCTGGGTGGATGAGTTTGCACCCCAGCATTACACCGAGCTGCTCAGCGATGAT TTCACTAACCGCTGCCTCCTCAAGTGGCTGAAGCTGTGGGACCTGGTGGTATTTGGCCGAGAGAGGCCAGCCCGGAAGCCTAGGCCCAGTGTGGAGGCGGCCTGTGTTGGCAAGGAGGCCACAGCCTCCAGCAAGTGGAAAAGCCACGAGCAGGTGTTGGAGGAGATGCTGGAGGCTGAGCTGGACCTGAGTCGGCGGCCTAGGCAGAAA GTGGCTCTGCTATGTGGACCCCCTGGGCTGGGCAAGACCACTCTGGCCCATGTGATCGCAAGGCATGCTGGGTACTCTGTGGTGGAAATGAATGCAAG TGACGACCGCAGCCCTGAGGCCTTCCGCACCCACATCGAGGCGGCCACGCAGATGGAGTCTGTGCTGGGTGTTGGTGGGAAGCCCAACTGCCTGGTCATTGACGAGATCGATGGGGCCCCCACG GCTGCCATCAACGTGCTCCTCGGCATCATCAACCGCAGAGGCCCGAAGGAGGCGGAGCCAATAGGCCTGGCCATGCCGGCGGGTGAGGGGCGACGGCTGCGGGCAGAGGGGGGTCTCTTGATGAGGCCAGTCATCTGCATCTGCAATGACCA GTTTGCGCCCTCTCTGCGGCAGCTGAGGCAGCAGGCTTTTCTGCTTCACTTTCCGCCTACACTACCATCCAGGCTTGTGCAGCGGCTGCAGGAG ATCTCCCTACGGCAGGGTTTGCAGGCTGACCCGGGTGCCCTGGCAGCCCTCTGCGAGAAAACGGACAACGACATCCGTGCCTGCATCAACACCCTGCAG TTCCTGCATGGGCGGGGCCAGCGGGAGCTGAGTGTGCGGGCTGTGCAGACCACACGAGTCGGCCTCAAGGACCAACGCAAGGGGCTCTTCTCTGTGTGGCAGGAGGTCTTCCAGTTGCCCCGTGCCCAGAG GCGACGTGTGGGCCAGGACCCAACTCTGCCTACCCACACGCTCCTGGGCGACGGGCTCATGGGCGTGGGGCATCAGGCAGCCGAGGCACCCCTGACCATGGCTGCACAGCGGTTCTACCATATTCTGCATGTGGCTGCCTCCGCGGGTGAGCATGAGAAGGTCGTCCAG GGCCTGTTTGACAACTTCCTGCGCCTGCGCCTGCGGGACTCCAGTCTGGGCACCGTGTGTGTGGGACTCGACTGGCTGGCCTTTGAGGACCTGCTGGGCCAGGCTGCCCACCACGGCCAGAGCTTCCAGTTGCTGCGCTACCAGCCCTTCCTGCCCGTGGCCTTCCACCTGTTGTTCGCCTCCAGCCATGTGCCGAGGATTGCCTTCCCCAGTGGCCAGCAGGAG GCCCAGAACCGGACAAGTCAGGTGCAGAACCTGATCCAGACGCTGGTGTCGGGTATTGCACCGGCCACCCGCTGCCGAACAGCACCCCAAGCCCTTGTCCTAGACACCCTCTGTCTGCTCCTGGACATCCTCGTGCCTAAGCTGCGTCCT GTGAGCACGCAGCTGTACAGTGCTCGTGAGAAGCTGCAGCTGGCCGGCCTTGTGGGCACCATGCTTGCCTACAACCTAACCTACCGCCAGGAGCGCACGCCCGACGGGCAGTATGTCTACAGGCTGGAGCC GAACTTGGAGGAGGTTTGCCACTTTCCTGAGCTGCCTGCCCGAAAGCCCCTCACCTACCAGGCCAAGCAGCTCATTGCCCGTGAGATTGAAGTGGAGAAGATGCGGCGGGCAGAGGCCGTGGCCCGAGATGCGGACAGCCCCCAG GTGGACCAGAGTGCCCCCAGGGCCCAGGACCCACACAGGGAAGCTGGGGGGAGAGGGGCACAGCCACCCACGCCCCGTAGCCATGAGCAGCGGCTGGAGCGCATCCTGAAGAGAGCTGTCCTGGAGGACCAG GCCGAGAGGGATTTCTTCGGTCGTGTGGTCATCAGGAAAGCGGCAGTCCTGAGTGCAG AGGACACAGCCCCTGAGACGGATGCAGTTGAACAGCGCATGGGCACTGCAGTGGGCAGGAGTGACGTCTGGTTCCGCTTCAAGGAGGGCGTCTCCAATGCTGTGCGACGCAGCCTGCATATCAGGGACCTGCTGTAG
- the CHTF18 gene encoding chromosome transmission fidelity protein 18 homolog isoform X2, with product MEDYERELYGVEDDFDSQFSAELEVLAELEGSAALSPPRDRIQLTFEEAIAGGDAAAPSSPGGPSRNRKCGARKRQQATSGQRHRDLLPTPKVKRPRIEVVKRLNFEQDEMEETLLPDSPPQDITPPLSPEVPAELWGEGIVDAGDDMGLIPASPATRNPVLRRPPILEDYINVTSTGGDRAFLVLRADPVGTGVQSSFSDIPWRGRGHLDLLGVSFASLKEQVDRERQQRLLEEAQRLSDTLHSLRTEEVEEEAPEEVPANSQDDSKHCLWVDEFAPQHYTELLSDDFTNRCLLKWLKLWDLVVFGRERPARKPRPSVEAACVGKEATASSKWKSHEQVLEEMLEAELDLSRRPRQKVALLCGPPGLGKTTLAHVIARHAGYSVVEMNASDDRSPEAFRTHIEAATQMESVLGVGGKPNCLVIDEIDGAPTAAINVLLGIINRRGPKEAEPIGLAMPAGEGRRLRAEGGLLMRPVICICNDQFAPSLRQLRQQAFLLHFPPTLPSRLVQRLQEISLRQGLQADPGALAALCEKTDNDIRACINTLQFLHGRGQRELSVRAVQTTRVGLKDQRKGLFSVWQEVFQLPRAQRRRVGQDPTLPTHTLLGDGLMGVGHQAAEAPLTMAAQRFYHILHVAASAGEHEKVVQGLFDNFLRLRLRDSSLGTVCVGLDWLAFEDLLGQAAHHGQSFQLLRYQPFLPVAFHLLFASSHVPRIAFPSGQQEAQNRTSQVQNLIQTLVSGIAPATRCRTAPQALVLDTLCLLLDILVPKLRPVSTQLYSAREKLQLAGLVGTMLAYNLTYRQERTPDGQYVYRLEPNLEEVCHFPELPARKPLTYQAKQLIAREIEVEKMRRAEAVARDADSPQVDQSAPRAQDPHREAGGRGAQPPTPRSHEQRLERILKRAVLEDQAERDFFGRVVIRKAAVLSAEDTAPETDAVEQRMGTAVGRSDVWFRFKEGVSNAVRRSLHIRDLL from the exons ATGGAGGACTACGAGCGGGAACTGTACGGCGTCGAGGACGACTTCGACAGCCAGTTCTCGGCCGAACTCGAGGTGCTGGCCGAGCTGGAAG GGTCAGCGGCCCTGTCACCCCCTAGGGACCGGATCCAGCTGACGTTTGAGGAGGCCATTGCTGGAGGGGACGCTGCAGCTCCCTCTTCTCCAGGTGGACCTTCAAGGAACCGCAAGTGCGGTgccaggaagaggcagcaggCCACCAGCGGACAGAGGCACAGGGATCTGCTCCCGA CCCCCAAAGTCAAGCGGCCCAGGATCGAGGTGGTCAAGAGGCTGAACTTTGAGCAGGATGAGATGGAAGAGACACTGCTTCCTGACTCCCCTCCTCAGGACATCACTCCCCCACTGAGTCCTGAGGTCCCAGCTGAGCTGTGGGGTGAGGG GATTGTGGATGCTGGTGATGACATGGGTCTGATACCGGCCTCACCAGCCACTCGCAATCCGGTCCTGAGGCGACCCCCCATCCTGGAGGATTACATCAACGTGACCTCCACAGGCGGTGACAGGGCCTTTCTGGTGCTACGGGCTGACCCAGTTGGCACTGGGGTGCAG AGCTCGTTCTCGGATATCCCATGGCGTGGACGTGGCCATTTGGATCTCCTGGGTGTGTCATTCGCCTCTCTGAAGGAACAGGTTGACAGAGAG CGGCAGCAGCGATTGCTCGAAGAGGCCCAGCGGCTCTCGGATACGCTGCACAG CCTCAGgacagaggaggtggaggaggaggccccTGAGGAGGTGCCAGCCAATAGCCAAGATGACTCCAAACACTGCCTCTGGGTGGATGAGTTTGCACCCCAGCATTACACCGAGCTGCTCAGCGATGAT TTCACTAACCGCTGCCTCCTCAAGTGGCTGAAGCTGTGGGACCTGGTGGTATTTGGCCGAGAGAGGCCAGCCCGGAAGCCTAGGCCCAGTGTGGAGGCGGCCTGTGTTGGCAAGGAGGCCACAGCCTCCAGCAAGTGGAAAAGCCACGAGCAGGTGTTGGAGGAGATGCTGGAGGCTGAGCTGGACCTGAGTCGGCGGCCTAGGCAGAAA GTGGCTCTGCTATGTGGACCCCCTGGGCTGGGCAAGACCACTCTGGCCCATGTGATCGCAAGGCATGCTGGGTACTCTGTGGTGGAAATGAATGCAAG TGACGACCGCAGCCCTGAGGCCTTCCGCACCCACATCGAGGCGGCCACGCAGATGGAGTCTGTGCTGGGTGTTGGTGGGAAGCCCAACTGCCTGGTCATTGACGAGATCGATGGGGCCCCCACG GCTGCCATCAACGTGCTCCTCGGCATCATCAACCGCAGAGGCCCGAAGGAGGCGGAGCCAATAGGCCTGGCCATGCCGGCGGGTGAGGGGCGACGGCTGCGGGCAGAGGGGGGTCTCTTGATGAGGCCAGTCATCTGCATCTGCAATGACCA GTTTGCGCCCTCTCTGCGGCAGCTGAGGCAGCAGGCTTTTCTGCTTCACTTTCCGCCTACACTACCATCCAGGCTTGTGCAGCGGCTGCAGGAG ATCTCCCTACGGCAGGGTTTGCAGGCTGACCCGGGTGCCCTGGCAGCCCTCTGCGAGAAAACGGACAACGACATCCGTGCCTGCATCAACACCCTGCAG TTCCTGCATGGGCGGGGCCAGCGGGAGCTGAGTGTGCGGGCTGTGCAGACCACACGAGTCGGCCTCAAGGACCAACGCAAGGGGCTCTTCTCTGTGTGGCAGGAGGTCTTCCAGTTGCCCCGTGCCCAGAG GCGACGTGTGGGCCAGGACCCAACTCTGCCTACCCACACGCTCCTGGGCGACGGGCTCATGGGCGTGGGGCATCAGGCAGCCGAGGCACCCCTGACCATGGCTGCACAGCGGTTCTACCATATTCTGCATGTGGCTGCCTCCGCGGGTGAGCATGAGAAGGTCGTCCAG GGCCTGTTTGACAACTTCCTGCGCCTGCGCCTGCGGGACTCCAGTCTGGGCACCGTGTGTGTGGGACTCGACTGGCTGGCCTTTGAGGACCTGCTGGGCCAGGCTGCCCACCACGGCCAGAGCTTCCAGTTGCTGCGCTACCAGCCCTTCCTGCCCGTGGCCTTCCACCTGTTGTTCGCCTCCAGCCATGTGCCGAGGATTGCCTTCCCCAGTGGCCAGCAGGAG GCCCAGAACCGGACAAGTCAGGTGCAGAACCTGATCCAGACGCTGGTGTCGGGTATTGCACCGGCCACCCGCTGCCGAACAGCACCCCAAGCCCTTGTCCTAGACACCCTCTGTCTGCTCCTGGACATCCTCGTGCCTAAGCTGCGTCCT GTGAGCACGCAGCTGTACAGTGCTCGTGAGAAGCTGCAGCTGGCCGGCCTTGTGGGCACCATGCTTGCCTACAACCTAACCTACCGCCAGGAGCGCACGCCCGACGGGCAGTATGTCTACAGGCTGGAGCC GAACTTGGAGGAGGTTTGCCACTTTCCTGAGCTGCCTGCCCGAAAGCCCCTCACCTACCAGGCCAAGCAGCTCATTGCCCGTGAGATTGAAGTGGAGAAGATGCGGCGGGCAGAGGCCGTGGCCCGAGATGCGGACAGCCCCCAG GTGGACCAGAGTGCCCCCAGGGCCCAGGACCCACACAGGGAAGCTGGGGGGAGAGGGGCACAGCCACCCACGCCCCGTAGCCATGAGCAGCGGCTGGAGCGCATCCTGAAGAGAGCTGTCCTGGAGGACCAG GCCGAGAGGGATTTCTTCGGTCGTGTGGTCATCAGGAAAGCGGCAGTCCTGAGTGCAG AGGACACAGCCCCTGAGACGGATGCAGTTGAACAGCGCATGGGCACTGCAGTGGGCAGGAGTGACGTCTGGTTCCGCTTCAAGGAGGGCGTCTCCAATGCTGTGCGACGCAGCCTGCATATCAGGGACCTGCTGTAG
- the GNG13 gene encoding guanine nucleotide-binding protein G(I)/G(S)/G(O) subunit gamma-13, which translates to MEEWDVPQMKKEVESLKYQLAFKREMSSKTIPELLKWIEDGIPKDPFLNPDLMKNNPWVEKGKCAIL; encoded by the exons ATGGAGGAGTGGGATGTGCCCCAGATGAAAAAGGAGGTTGAGAGCCTCAAGTACCAGCTGGCCTTCAAAAGGGAGATGTCATCGAAGACCATTCCTGA GCTTCTCAAGTGGATCGAGGATGGAATCCCCAAGGACCCCTTCCTGAACCCTGACCTCATGAAAAACAACCCGTGGGTGGAGAAGGGCAAGTGTGCCATCCTGTGA
- the RPUSD1 gene encoding RNA pseudouridylate synthase domain-containing protein 1 — protein MEPGSMENLSIVYQSHDFLVVNKHWDVRIDSKTWKETLTLQKQLRHRFPELADPDTYYGFRFCHQLDFSTSGALCVALNKAAAGSAYKCFKERRVTKAYLALVRGHIQESQMTISYAIGRNSTEGRAHTMCIEGTQGCENPKPSLTELVVLEHGLYAGDPVSKVLLQPLTGRTHQLRVHCSALGHPVVGDLTYGQASGREDQPFRMMLHAFYLRIPTQTECVEACTPDPFVPTLDACWSPHTLIQPLDQLVQVLRAAHDPKPTEGGQEPCSPSIRLPEPGRPPPPPARPPETEAQRASCLQWLSEWTLGPDN, from the exons ATGGAGCCAGGCAGCATGGAGAACCTGTCCATTGTGTACCAGAGCCATGACTTCCTGGTGGTGAACAAGCACTGGGACGTGCGCATCGATAGCAAGACATGGAAGGAGACACTGACCCTCCAGAAGCAGCTGCGGCACCGCTTCCCTGAGCTGGCTGATCCAGACACCTATTACGGGTTCAG GTTTTGTCACCAACTGGACTTCTCCACCAGTGGAGCACTCTGTGTGGCCTTGAACAAGGCAGCGGCAGGCAGTGCGTACAAGTGCTTCAAGGAACGGCGTGTCACCAAGGCTTACCTGGCTCTG GTTCGAGGGCACATCCAGGAGAGCCAGATGACCATCAGCTATGCTATCGGCAGGAACAGCACGGAGGGTCGTGCCCACACCATGTGCATCGAGGGAACCCAGG GCTGTGAGAACCCGAAACCAAGCCTCACGGAGCTGGTGGTTCTAGAACACGGGCTGTATGCAGGTGACCCCGTCTCCAAAGTGCTGCTGCAGCCCCTCACAG GCCGGACACACCAGCTGCGCGTGCACTGCAGTGCCCTCGGCCACCCTGTTGTGGGGGACCTGACCTACGGGCAGGCCTCGGGCCGGGAAGACCAGCCATTCCGCATGATGTTGCATGCCTTCTACCTGCGGATCCCCACGCAGACCGAGTGTGTGGAAGCCTGCACACCGGACCCCTTCGTGCCCACCCTTGATGCCTGCTGGAGCCCCCACACCCTGATACAACCGCTGGATCAGCTTGTCCAGGTCCTGCGGGCTGCCCATGATCCTAAACCCACAGAAGGGGGCCAGGAGCCCTGCAGCCCCTCCATTCGTCTGCCTGAGCCAGGCCGGCCCCCACCGCCCCCTGCCCGTCCCCCTGAGACAGAGGCACAGCGGGCCTCATGCCTTCAGTGGCTGTCAGAATGGACATTGGGGCCAGATAACTGA